A single window of Ptychodera flava strain L36383 chromosome 3 unlocalized genomic scaffold, AS_Pfla_20210202 Scaffold_25__1_contigs__length_14229661_pilon, whole genome shotgun sequence DNA harbors:
- the LOC139125253 gene encoding fibroblast growth factor receptor-like: protein MASLTKMKGIVGFLGCCVNEDPMYLITEYTPNGNLHQVLEKMKDIADLKVEGVDLVTFALNVAQGMQSLSQKTIIHREIMAKNIIVDSQWKCKLSGFGSSSAILTDERYRQKMEGCLPIRWMAPEVLSGNPYTAGSDVWSFGVLLWEVYSLGCTPYETLQDDDVKGFIQGGKRLDIPKDSTEFPYQIMNSCFAEIPDDRLQVDDLVSSLQQFQAESGKTY, encoded by the exons ATGGCGTCATTGACCAAAATGAAGGGAATAGTTGGATTTCTTGGCTGCTGTGTTAACGAAG ATCCCATGTACCTAATCACAGAATATACCCCAAATGGGAACTTGCATCAAGTTCTAGAAAAGATGAAGGATATTGCTGACTTGAAAGTCGAGGGTGTTGACCTGGTGACCTTTGCCCTGAATGTGGCCCAGGGTATGCAATCGCTTTCGCAGAAAACG ATCATTCACAGAGAGATAATGGCAAAGAATATCATTGTTGACAGTCAATGGAAGTGTAAACTCTCCGGTTTCGGTTCGTCAAGTGCTATTCTTACCGATGAAAGATACAGACAAAAGATGGAG GGATGCTTACCAATCAGATGGATGGCACCGGAAGTATTATCAGGCAACCCTTATACAGCAGGAAGTGACGTATGGTCGTTTGGTGTTCTTCTTTGGGAAGTGTATTCATTAG GTTGTACTCCTTATGAAACCCTACAAGATGATGACGTAAAAGGTTTTATTCAAGGTGGAAAGCGGTTGGACATCCCAAAAGATTCTACGGAATTCCC TTATCAAATTATGAATTCATGCTTCGCGGAGATACCTGATGACAGGTTACAGGTCGATGACCTCGTAAGTAGCTTACAGCAGTTTCAGGCAGAAAGCGGGAAAACGTACTAG